One region of Acropora muricata isolate sample 2 chromosome 13, ASM3666990v1, whole genome shotgun sequence genomic DNA includes:
- the LOC136896588 gene encoding uncharacterized protein: MPTKRRQIEFHLPVATAMSSFIAAILKATVGLLVNKGRNVAAEKLKDGDVTNKQLRNLIVSELDDIKSKLDGKARKDFLASIGFFKEGLVYLYKVKPNEEDGKKTQQRGDRAATPLKQEVGSSEASVKTVSLVEEMRSLQLPDQDNSSARALNDAKDRFKQAREIATQAFYNEALSTSDRILAMQYRIMATILEKVDCVPDALAACRLCLEELHSMPAVVKSLDIHLHKGFKSRFKKAKREDTIRSVCRMNRVIFHIAEIVEEDNDIFLWPCIGRGQHKVDPLRDVRVTQTIEKEDPQYFLLKTWPFFQEGEETAMNFRHWLININSKGQLMIEATHESGDRTLLKLFDRNGNLLESIASDLANNAFLLSMWLDLGDCFHHTTEHVVKLDFSKETLFLYNKDGMPVREIKLKLSASHHLDAINKPEFTVTTQGLVAMLATDKKTGKIMIAIL, translated from the exons ATGCCTACTAAG CGCCGGCAAATTGAATTCCATCTTCCGGTTGCTACAGCCATGTCTTCGTTTATAGCAGCTATTTTAAAGGCGACTGTTGGTTTGCTGGTGAATAAAGGCCGTAACGTAGCAGCGGAAAAACTTAAGGATGGTGACGTTACAAATAAACAACTTCGCAACTTAATCGTAAGCGAACTCGACGACATTAAATCAAAGCTAGACGGAAAAGCAAGGAAAGACTTCTTGGCAAGCATCGGCTTTTTCAAGGAAGGGCTCGTCTACCTCTACAAAGTCAAACCCAACGAAGAAGACGGCAAAAAAACCCAACAAAGAGGAGACAGAGCAGCGACGCCTTTGAAACAAGAGGTTGGATCATCTGAGGCGAGTGTCAAAACAGTTTCCCTTGTTGAGGAAATGAGATCCTTGCAGCTGCCAGACCAAGACAATTCGTCTGCAAGAGCACTCAATGACGCCAAGGACAGATTCAAACAAGCTCGAGAGATAGCCACACAGGCCTTCTATAACGAAGCTTTGAGCACATCTGATCGCATCTTAGCGATGCAGTATCGCATAATGGCGACAATACTAGAAAAAGTAGATTGCGTTCCCGACGCACTAGCGGCTTGTAGATTGTGCCTTGAGGAGCTACATTCCATGCCAGCGGTAGTGAAAAGCCTTGATATTCATCTACACAAAGGATTTAAGTCTAGGTTTAAGAAAGCCAAACGTGAAGACACAATTCGTTCAGTCTGTCGCATGAACcgagtgattttccacatcgcGGAGATCGTCGAAGAAGATAATGATATCTTCCTTTGGCCTTGCATCGGTCGTGGACAACACAAAGTCGATCCATTGCGTGACGTCAGAGTTACTCAAACAATCGAAAAAGAAGACCCACAGTACTTTCTGTTAAAGACTTGGCCGTTTTTCCAGGAGGGCGAAGAGACCGCGATGAACTTTCGGCACTGGCTTATTAACATAAACTCGAAGGGGCAATTGATGATCGAGGCAACACACGAAAGCGGGGACCGTACCCTCTTAAAACTGTTTGACCGTAATGGAAACCTATTGGAAAGCATAGCTTCAGACCTAGCCAATAACGCGTTTTTATTGAGCATGTGGCTTGATCTGGGAGATTGTTTCCACCACACGACAGAACATGTTGTCAAGCTGGACTTTTCTAAGGAAACCCTTTTCTTATACAACAAAGACGGCATGCCTGTGCGCGAAATTAAGCTTAAGCTATCAGCGTCCCATCATTTAGATGCTATAAATAAACCGGAATTCACTGTGACAACGCAAGGACTTGTTGCCATGCTGGCAACTGACAAAAAAACAGGCAAGATAATGATTGCCATTCTCTAA